The Solea senegalensis isolate Sse05_10M linkage group LG11, IFAPA_SoseM_1, whole genome shotgun sequence genomic interval TAGAGGTATGTCTTGGTTTATTGAGTTTTTCCAATTTATGCTATTTTATACGTCCACCCCACTGCTTCAAAGGGAAATAATTAGGGCCTGTTCTTGAAAACAGGCGATTGGCATACAAATAAGAACTGGGGGGAAATGACTCAGCGGCGccccccaaaggtgaaacctGGTAGGACCGAGCTGAAACTAATTTGCACCAAATTTCgcgaaacttggtggaaacatgtcacagcccaagacgaacaacaGTCTAACACGAAGCTAGCCATTTGGAATTTGACGTCCACCTTGGCGATTTGCATGTTTACTAATATGAACAACAAACTGAGCATGTTAGTCTTTCCAATTAGTCGTTCCGTCAATTTTTACcaaacacatcaaagatgaacaGTTATCAAAAGGTCTCTCAAGGGCGTGGCCATGGCAACCATTGGAATTTTGTCTCAAATGGGCTTCtttcaactttatttacttttatatttatttggcaaatacaATGTGTCGAATAAAGAATAAgtggaaaaacatatttttcgAAAAAACCGAACCTGACATCTTCAAAGGTTGAAGCAGCTCCCAAATGTCTCGATCGCTCTCTCGTGGCTGGCTGCATCATAGGTCATTATCCCCATCTCAGCAGATGTGACTAACCTGGTACAATAAAGCAGACAAAGCCAGTGCATTTGTCAGAATGACTGCACCAATGTGGCATTTCACACTCTGATCTGTTGATATTCAGCACCTGGACAGGACTGCGTCCCCGTCGACCAGCAGTATCGATTCAGCCAGCGAGCCACGGGACCGCAGTGCCCGCAGCGAGACCATCCTGCAGCGGATTCAGAGTCTGCCAGGCAACGAGCAATGCTGTGACTGCAGCCAGGCCGACCCACGCTGGGCCTCCATCAACCTGGGCATCCTGCTGTGTATCGAGTGCTCAGGCATCCACAGGTAGAGTCCTGAAAGGAAAATCTAATTGACACTTTTTTGATCACACTAGTGGTTCAGCGTTAGCTTCCAACGTGGTTGTGATTCTACTACAACTCATCCTTACAGAGAAACGTTACACTTTCAAGAAAACAATTCAAAAGTGCACATAACGCCCATCATGCTGCTTTAAAATTCAGGTGAACATCACAAACATAAGAACAATGCACATGTGTGTAGATTTAGGTCTAAACTTTGTAGTCATATGCATACTTTAAAGGTATTTACAACACTCACAAGAGTATTACAAGACTTCTTTATGATGTCCTGACTTGAATCACTGTCAGTTGTTTTGTAGACTTGTATCACTCAGGGTGAGTTGGATGTTATCCTAGTTTCCTGGACCATACAGGACTGAAGGTCAAACATCTAAAGTTGTTAGATGAGAACATCAGAGCTGCCATGTGCTGGGAGGTTAATGGCTCTGATAACAGGAAGTGGTGCCAGCCTTCTGTGATTTTCCTTGTGCTGCTAAGGGGGCTCAGTGTGTTCCAGCACACAGTTCTGAAGGGACTAAAGTCGTCTCTTGGATCAGTTTGGCTTTGATTTAGAGTTTTTAGAAGAGAAGGGAAGTGGAAGACGGAAAATAAAAGTCCTTAGTTCACTTCACAGCGGGATCTTATTGAACATGACGTAATGGTGTTGAATGAAGTTTCCTGCTGCAGGTAATAACATTTCCTCCTCATCCAGATCAATGCACTGCTCTCATACTTAGGTTACATCACAGTGCTGCTTCACTGACTGGACTTTTCAAGCTCTCTGTAGGAAACAATCCCCtcctgagctgtgtgtgtgtattgttttaaatTGCATTATCAGTGTTTATGTAATAACAAACCCTGTTGAATATTCATGTTCCCTCTTTGGCTTCGGTTTCACACAGTGAGAGCAGACTTGGCCTTAGTGTAGCAGGGTAAACGAAGGGGAGAAACActatcagcttttttttttcacttctacTGTGCCTCTGTTGCCAGGATACCAGACAGCATCATTGCAGGAACTCAGTGATTTGCATGACATTAGGTGCGGCTTCTCTGATTTCCCCAAGGATAATTTTAGGTTCTTGCAGCTTTACAAACCAGTCAGCGTCAAACACCACAGTCATGGGTGGGTTATGAGAAAATGGGCCTCTGAATATAGACCAGTGAACTACTATACCCAAACTGAATGGAACAGAAAATGGTTCCACATGATGTGCtagttctttgttttgtgtctctagCTCTATTATTTTTTGTGGGCTGTGCAATTTGGACAACCTGATAAAATCAGTTGATATGGATAATATTCATGATTACCCTTCAGCAAAAAGTTAAAGAAACCAGtcaattgtggttttaaactacTTTATTgacggaaaaaaacaaaatcttttgAATCTCTTTGTATCCATATTGTCTCATAATTGAACTCTGTTGCTTCATATTAACAGTCACTTAATACTGATTTGGGTCCCGTTGGCCTATTCAGCAATCTATCTATTGCCACAGTTTATGAAAACATCTTGTTTCTATAGTGTGAAATAtaaagtgcttttgttttgccaCCATCTGCTGAGCCATAGTCATAACAAAGTCAAATATTTCCACCTCTGCCATCAAATCATGTCATCACCTCACAGAAACAGCATGTTATTTTAACCTGATACGTTTGTGTTGCAGGAGTCTTGGGGTTCACTGTTCAAAGGTTCGCTCACTCACACTGGACTCATGGGAACCGGAATTACTGAAGGTAAAGTTTGCCTCTCTTCGGTCCTTATTTAATCAACTTAATTAATACTATATGAGAACCACACTCATCTCAGCTTTAGACGTGCTGAtaggtgatttattttgtgtgtgtgtgtgtgtgtttttataacatAGTGAGATGAgctgtttccacatgtttttaatcttcTCTAACTTTGGATTCTGTGAACAGATTGCGTATTGATCTTCTTACCAAACTCTcagcaagaaaacaaatgttgctGTTATGGGTTAGAACAACATTAATGTCGCGTCTCTTGTCTTTACCTGTAGTTGATGTGTGAGCTTGGAAACAGCGTCATCAACCACATCTATGAAGGCTCGTACCAAGGACAAGGGGTGAAGAAACCTTTACCCTCCAGTTCAAGGTAAATACAGCTAAACTGTATGAACACCATctcattcattattttacacTTGTTGCTCTTGGAACACTAAAATCGATGTCATACGTGGTTCGGTCTCTTGCAGGCAGGAAAAAGAGGCTTGGATTAAGGCAAAGTATGTGGAGAAGAAATTCCTGAAGAAGCTGGGCTGCACAGAGATTCTCATCAACGGGGAGAGGAAGCCGGAGCGGCGGTGGAGTGTGAAGAAGTGTCGGAGACACAACAGCGCCACCACCGTACCCAAAACACGGCGAAGATACCGACAAGAGCCCGGAAGCACATCCCCTTCCACACTCTCCGCAGGTAACCGTTTAACCGTCTTTTTGTGTCCTCAAAGAAAAAAGCTTTCCCTCTTTTGTGTTAATGTAAATTTTCTTTCCACCGTATACTTAACCTCTCACTTTCACTTGTGATTGTCTCACAGCTGCTGCTAAGTTCAGACGAGAATCCCTGTTTTGTCCCGATGAGCTGGACACGCTCTTCTCCTACTTTGATACAGGATCTGGGCCTCGAAGTAAGCAACTCATTCTCTTCACCCTTCACATACTGCTGCACATTTTACAGCCTGTCATGTAGATTAAAGTCAGGATGCGGATAAGAGGCTTGAATCTTAAGTAGAGCAGGCAGCTAATGCAGATAATTCCAATCAGCCCGACAGAGAGCAGAAGTATCTAATGTGTCCATGTTGTGGCATCTCCTGGTCCGGCAGGTCTGAGCAGTGACAGCGGGTTGGGAGGAAGCACAGACGGCAGCACGGACATCCTGGTGTTTGGCTCGGTGGTGGACAGCGTCACAGAGGAGGGTGAGTCCATATGGGGAACGTTAAACAGATGGTCCTGTTTGACACACTCATGCGCTGTAGGTAGGAGGTGTAGGGGTGAAAGGCAGCCAGTCCGGTTCTGCAAACCACTAAAATATTCAGTGATAGTACATACTTGGTGGAAAGaccagaaaacatttaaattctaGTACATTTTTGTTGTCAATTATATCCAATAACTTCCCTCGTAACCTTTAGTGCTCCCGCGTAAGCATATATGGTAAACTGCCGTGGAAATAATACTTGGTTATTGAGTtattctgggggaaaaaaggatataagacactctatattgcacattcttatagcctctgtatataacatttaacatagtaatggtgagaaaaagcagcctaaatgctctgtcttctaagggttaaattaagtttcacatttttgtatTGGCATTTTTTATAAGCAGATGTTGCACTGGTAGTATTGTATCCAATTACTTTATACAGTGTGCATTTTCAAATGTTAGTGTCACACAATTAATTTTACATATGAATAATCAACATCTGGACATACTTTAACACTTCTAAAgtgaaatatgttaaaatatatgtttttctttaattgtggttgatttttatttatacgTTTATTCAATAATTTACCTCTTGTGTTGTGTCATGAAATGTAACATACATGGTCTCCTCTTTGTCAACTACAGCACTTAGCtaacaaaatatgtttttgcccaatttttgtgaatgtttattttatagataCATGTTTTCAATATTGAgttattgaatgtttttcttttgcgtCTGATGCACCAAGCCAAGGAGAGGTAAACAATGTGAACTAATGAAAGTTGTGGTCATTGCACTGGCAAGAATTAAAAAAGTCCTTTGTAGGAATAATGTGTACTAATAATACAAATGTCATATAAATGTTGTGGCATTTaaaatttattttgaatgaagCGTCAGTCATAGACAAAAACAACCAGATCAGCCACAATATTAAAACCGGACGATAACTCATCGCACTGTAATCTATCGTCATGGTGACATTAAATGTCATCCCTACAGAACTCCCACTGAAACagcaaataaaagttaaaataaaatgagatcTGACAATAACGACGGAAGCAAggaaacaacaggaagtgaaggatGGATTTGAGCTTAGTTAGCTAACATTTAGCCAAAAGGCTACATCTATGAAGCTAGCAACAAGGAAGGATGTTAtataaaggtgtttttttttgttttgtttttttataaatctaaTGAATTTTAGGTTAGTTTTGCTAGCTAATATTTACTTAATTagctaaaagaaaatgtaaatgagtgCTTCCCTAGCTGGCAACTAGCTATATAGTGAGCTATTTATAAAGTAGTACAGGAACAGGAAGTTTGCttgtaaaacaaatacagacataCAAGAATAGgtgttatatattttatgtatcTTCTTATGCTGCTGTGATATAAACAATCTGTCTCGTTTCCTCGTCCTCAGAGTGTGAAGTGTCTGACGACTCGAGCGGTGACGCCGAGCTGGAGGCGGAGCCGGAGACGTCAGACCCGGAGGACATATGTAACCTTCGTCCTGGAGCGCTGCTTTACAAAGCCTCCAAGGCTCGCAACCTGCCCGTCATGGCTGAAGCTCTAGCTCATGGTGCTGATGTCAATTTGGTGAATGACGAGGATGAAGGGAAGACGCCCCTCATACAGGCTGTGATCGGGGTGAGTGGCATCATCAGACCCAGGGAAATGTTTCAGCAATTGTACAAAAGGACTTAAAGGAGCATTTTAGTATCAGGATCAGGACAAACTCAAAATATACCTATTTGTAAAGTACACAGCATTAGAATAACTGTTAAGTGACAGAGTGCATATATGAAAGTTGCTCTTGTATTAATTATTACCAGAAATAGTCATGCTGACAAAAACTATCACAAGGCATCATCTGGGAATGAGTGAATAtctaaaatacattaaaaaaaaatcacagttgcTCCTTTATTTCAGGGCTCACTGATTGCATGCGAGTTCCTGCTCCAGAACGCTGCTGACGTCAACCAAAGAGACGCGAGAGGGAGGTGCCCCCTGCATCACGCCACGTATCTGGGGCACACGGGGTGAGTCACAGGAGGAAGAAATAACTGTTTACTCCAGGCTGCATCATTAGTATAATTTGTAACCACttcacactcactcaaacaCCTTTTTGTTGATGGGATGCTCAGTATGCAGAGCGCGACGGGCCTCATACAAGAACCACTTAAGGATAAgactgtacagactgtaaaacccTTGGAGgctaattgtgtttgtgatgttgggctatttaaataaaattgacttgactttaCTTGTAAGTTAAgtgaatcaaaagaaaaaaaatatttgctaTGACTGACCTCATTTTGCTTTGTATTCCCAGGCAAGTGTGTTTATTCCTGAAAAGAGGAGCGACACAGAACGACGGGGACGAGGATGGTCAGGATCCTCTGAGTATAGCAGTGCAGCAAGCCAATGCAGATATAGTCACTCTGTATGTTAACATAACCACATCCTGTGgttgtattttctttgaaagatttttttgttttttttcctccagctttgatgttttttaacACTCTGCTGCTctattttttcctccttctctttagTTTGCGTTTGGCCAGGATGAACGAGGAGATGCGGGAGTCGGAGGGACCCTTTGGACAACCAGGTCAATACCCAATCAGCAGTCCCACTGAGCAGCAGTATAAGAAATGCATTCAGGAGTTTATCTGTCTCACTATAGCAGAGTGTTAGAACCAACCACAGTCAGGTTAAAACAAAAGTGTTACGTGGGACTTTTCACCACGAGATTAACTCCTAACATCTCTACATCAGACATATCCAGACCAGTTCTCCTCTCCAGCACTTGTCTTGTCCTCTTAAGACCAGAAGCCAGAGTCCACCAGCAGTCAGCTCTCCTCTCAGGATCACGAGAAATCAGTGTTAACCTCCTTAAAATGATGTCAGATGTGAGTGACTGACTTTgccaaaacaaacatcagtgtggGTGATGTCCAGTCACTCTTTTCACTGCCAGGAGAGAGTgagccatgtttttgttttttttgtttttttaaaaagagagattATAGTGTCTAGCAATCAGATGACCGCCAGTAAAGTCAGCAGCTGTATACTCGGGACCAACTTAGCCCTTTATTGCAGGCTTTAGCGGGTACAGTGAGCTCTGAACCAAAGACCTGCAGCAGCTCGTTTGCTGAGATATTTTGGACGTCCTAGTTGCGGAAGCACCAATTTTCTCACAGACAGTGTTATGTGACTCACAGTTGGAGCTTGGATGACAAGGAAAAGTTTAGTTTTATAATCATGAGAAAAAGTCTTCGTTTGGAGAAATGTTGGGATATTTCTTAACCTGGACTGTCAAAGTGCATTTTGACGTAAAACAGAACATAAGAACATAAAATTAGCTAAAACTGTGGTGTGTAACATATATAAGATATTAACAAACAcacctttattttattcaaaaaccATTgtgaaatggtaaaaaaaaaaaaacaaccctgcaACACTGTGCTAGTTTATatctgccccacactagaggataattggccagattttggtcctGATGTGGTCCTTCAGACAATTGTGGTTGCCTTCTAATTTTAGGCTGATTTCAAcagattatcctgtagtgtgagggattaacagacgcaATTTTACCATCATTAAACGTAAAAGCCATGTTGATTCCATCTTCCCAgtcatgacttttttgattttgttatgATTGTTCgcatttctcagcacaaaatATCGCACACACAGCAGCTATTGACTGACGACACCGACAGTCTGCCTCCGTGTCTGTTTATATTCGccaagtcacgttaaatcacgtgagtttctgtgagatcccaaatccctggaatctcctccctgaaattgtttgattaaacaccaagtgtgtggtcctgcatcttgactggatcgtcttgTCTAAATAACCGGTTAGAAAGTTTGTTGAATCTGTGGTGTGGTTTTTAAAATccagtcagatttgaaaatcctccgGTGTGAGGCAGGCAGTAGTATGACTGAAAATGTAGGTATT includes:
- the acap3a gene encoding arf-GAP with coiled-coil, ANK repeat and PH domain-containing protein 3 isoform X1, with product MDNLNGMSLQTLSNSKPHSSTLNVSSFFCFSRANIDEVETEVVEIEAKLDKLVKLCSGMIEAGKAYVSANKLFVNGIRDLSQQCKKDEVISVFLEKCSESLQEIINYHMILFDQAQRSVKQQLHNFVKEDVRKFKETKKHFDRVREDMEIAQVKNAQAPRNKPHEVEEATSTLSITRKCFRHLALDYVLQINVLQAKKKFEILDAMLSFMHAQYSLFQQGYNLLDEIDPYMKKLAAELDQLVIDSAMEKREMEHKHATIQQRTLMQDFAYDDSKVEFNVDAPNGVVMEGYLFKRASNAFKTWNRRWFSIQNSQLVYQKKLKDSLTVVVEDLRLCSVKPCEDIERRFCFEVVSPSKSCMLQAESEKLRQAWIQAVQASIASAYRESPDSYYIEHLDRTASPSTSSIDSASEPRDRSARSETILQRIQSLPGNEQCCDCSQADPRWASINLGILLCIECSGIHRSLGVHCSKVRSLTLDSWEPELLKLMCELGNSVINHIYEGSYQGQGVKKPLPSSSRQEKEAWIKAKYVEKKFLKKLGCTEILINGERKPERRWSVKKCRRHNSATTVPKTRRRYRQEPGSTSPSTLSAAAAKFRRESLFCPDELDTLFSYFDTGSGPRSPAGLSSDSGLGGSTDGSTDILVFGSVVDSVTEEECEVSDDSSGDAELEAEPETSDPEDICNLRPGALLYKASKARNLPVMAEALAHGADVNLVNDEDEGKTPLIQAVIGGSLIACEFLLQNAADVNQRDARGRCPLHHATYLGHTGQVCLFLKRGATQNDGDEDGQDPLSIAVQQANADIVTLLRLARMNEEMRESEGPFGQPGDATYLDIFREFSHMASHNPEKLKRRSVHFRHSFR
- the acap3a gene encoding arf-GAP with coiled-coil, ANK repeat and PH domain-containing protein 3 isoform X3; its protein translation is MTVDFEDCIKDSPRFRANIDEVETEVVEIEAKLDKLVKLCSGMIEAGKAYVSANKLFVNGIRDLSQQCKKDEVISVFLEKCSESLQEIINYHMILFDQAQRSVKQQLHNFVKEDVRKFKETKKHFDRVREDMEIAQVKNAQAPRNKPHEVEEATSTLSITRKCFRHLALDYVLQINVLQAKKKFEILDAMLSFMHAQYSLFQQGYNLLDEIDPYMKKLAAELDQLVIDSAMEKREMEHKHATIQQRTLMQDFAYDDSKVEFNVDAPNGVVMEGYLFKRASNAFKTWNRRWFSIQNSQLVYQKKLKDSLTVVVEDLRLCSVKPCEDIERRFCFEVVSPSKSCMLQAESEKLRQAWIQAVQASIASAYRESPDSYYIEHLDRTASPSTSSIDSASEPRDRSARSETILQRIQSLPGNEQCCDCSQADPRWASINLGILLCIECSGIHRSLGVHCSKVRSLTLDSWEPELLKLMCELGNSVINHIYEGSYQGQGVKKPLPSSSRQEKEAWIKAKYVEKKFLKKLGCTEILINGERKPERRWSVKKCRRHNSATTVPKTRRRYRQEPGSTSPSTLSAAAAKFRRESLFCPDELDTLFSYFDTGSGPRSPAGLSSDSGLGGSTDGSTDILVFGSVVDSVTEEECEVSDDSSGDAELEAEPETSDPEDICNLRPGALLYKASKARNLPVMAEALAHGADVNLVNDEDEGKTPLIQAVIGGSLIACEFLLQNAADVNQRDARGRCPLHHATYLGHTGQVCLFLKRGATQNDGDEDGQDPLSIAVQQANADIVTLLRLARMNEEMRESEGPFGQPGDATYLDIFREFSHMASHNPEKLKRRSVHFRHSFR
- the acap3a gene encoding arf-GAP with coiled-coil, ANK repeat and PH domain-containing protein 3 isoform X2, which encodes MDNLNGMSLQTLSNSKPHSSTLNVSSFFCFSRANIDEVETEVVEIEAKLDKLVKLCSGMIEAGKAYVSANKLFVNGIRDLSQQCKKDEVISVFLEKCSESLQEIINYHMILFDQAQRSVKQQLHNFVKEDVRKFKETKKHFDRVREDMEIAQVKNAQAPRNKPHEVEEATSTLSITRKCFRHLALDYVLQINVLQAKKKFEILDAMLSFMHAQYSLFQQGYNLLDEIDPYMKKLAAELDQLVIDSAMEKREMEHKHATIQQRTLMQDFAYDDSKVEFNVDAPNGVVMEGYLFKRASNAFKTWNRRWFSIQNSQLVYQKKLKDSLTVVVEDLRLCSVKPCEDIERRFCFEVVSPSKSCMLQAESEKLRQAWIQAVQASIASAYRESPDSYYIEHLDRTASPSTSSIDSASEPRDRSARSETILQRIQSLPGNEQCCDCSQADPRWASINLGILLCIECSGIHRSLGVHCSKVRSLTLDSWEPELLKLMCELGNSVINHIYEGSYQGQGVKKPLPSSSRQEKEAWIKAKYVEKKFLKKLGCTEILINGERKPERRWSVKKCRRHNSATTVPKTRRRYRQEPGSTSPSTLSAAAAKFRRESLFCPDELDTLFSYFDTGSGPRSLSSDSGLGGSTDGSTDILVFGSVVDSVTEEECEVSDDSSGDAELEAEPETSDPEDICNLRPGALLYKASKARNLPVMAEALAHGADVNLVNDEDEGKTPLIQAVIGGSLIACEFLLQNAADVNQRDARGRCPLHHATYLGHTGQVCLFLKRGATQNDGDEDGQDPLSIAVQQANADIVTLLRLARMNEEMRESEGPFGQPGDATYLDIFREFSHMASHNPEKLKRRSVHFRHSFR